One Primulina eburnea isolate SZY01 chromosome 4, ASM2296580v1, whole genome shotgun sequence genomic window, tagctcgcaaacggtttggttcatttacatccctagttGTGATATAGCTACAAGTGTTTGTTCTTCAAGTCTATCGGATGTTTTCAACTCTGGGTTAGAAAAGTTGTATGGGAATGAATCAACTTGGTTCTTATAGACGACTCCAGAGTAGTGACTTTGCCTACACTCGTGTGTAAGTCTGAAAGCTCTTCTGATATGTATCCTGTTCAATACCTAAAAATACCGAGTATCTCTACTTCTTTGATATGTGCGTTGGTTCTTTATTTGTTTGAATTGTTTAATTAGTAGCTGAAACTTTAGAATTCTGGAGTGTGTATGCATAATGACATGGGAGTTAGGTAACTGGTCTTCTGATCACGGATCTCGATACATGCCTGTTAAATGTAGACACATTTATGAATTCTTTGTTCACATGCAGTCGTGTAAGTCCAATAACAAATGTGCTTCCGCTGAGCCTTGTGCTTCCTTAACGAGAGATACAAGAAGCTACAAGTTGGAGATGCATAGAAGTGTTGCAACAGAAGTATTGGAAGTTCAAAACTGGGTATGCATCCCATGGAAGAAGCTACAATTGGAGATGTTGTTAGAGTAGTTTAAATTCTATTGTATCTCTTCTCCTTTTTTGTGCCGTACTGTCTATTCTGAACTGTCTATAATGATTTCATTGGCTTTGAATGTTATTGCTGTTATCTTGGTGGTAAGCTTGGTGAATCTCCTGTCTTATCTATATGAAAGTAGCATTGCCAGAAACTCCTATGAGGTGCCATTTTGGATAATGGATTACCGACATCAGGGTTTGTAATTCGCATCAGTAGATGGAGATACGCTTGGGATTCTGTTGAGTGAGTTACGGCAATTTAGATTACACGAGGGAATATAGCTGTTTAGTTGCTGCTATTAGGCTTTTTCGAAAAAGTTCACCCATTGTTTGTAATAATGAATCTGCTCAAATTCTTAGACAATGAACTTAAGATTGCTCATAGTTGTCAAACATAATTTTGATGAATCGTGGATACGCATCAATATATTTAAGTGTCAGTGGCTAAAACTCACACTTGATGGATGAAATTTTATGAAGCCTGGTAGTCATGAACTTGATTCTTGGTTTGCACCTATCAGTCAAAGGAACTAGATGTGGGGGATGGCTTTGGACCGACAGCTTAACACTGTTTAAGATTCATGACCATGATACCCTTTCTAGAACTTCAATATTTTAGACTGCTGAATTAATCATTCTATCCCACATGCATAACTATTCTTGTTGGATTTTGCATGAAAGTTGGATGATTGACTGTTTTCTGGTTGCAGTTGCAGGTAAGTAAAACAAGATAAATCCTTTCCAGCTGGTATTCTATTCCTTGCCAGCACAAATCCTGATGGGGTCTAGGTTGTTGGTGTAATAATTTCTGAGCCAGATTGTTGTGGTGTACCAAAACCTGTTAAATCTTGGATGTTATGTAAAAATTATAGGACAGGACTACATATATAATCTCTTGTTGCATCTCCTTTATATTCTGATCGAATCTACATTTTAAATGCAGATGAAATACAATGTATGCAACCCAATAATTCGCTGTACACTTTTACCATAAACATGATTGTTAATAAACAAACCTTGTCAGTCCTAATCAAATTTTATTGCGGGTATGTTATCAGATCAATATCTTCTGCGCGCCTATGGCGATATGTAATTTTGCTTTGTTTTGTAACAGTTTTTAAGTTGAGCTCAACCCTTAATTTTGTGTGATCTGCTCTAGCTGTTTGCTGCATTAATTGTATGTTAAAAGAAGAGAGATATAGAGCTTGCTGGAATGGCTATATTTTAAGAAGAGCGCATCTGATTTCAGAATATATGTGATGAAAATGtagatgtgtgtgtgtttggaaATCTTTCCAAACTAAatcacaataaaatcacatCAATGATATAATTCTAATAATATGTGAGATTccagaaatatttttttgattTCTATCACTTTCTAATGACTATATTCTAATTTTCAATTTGCTCTTTATTCCTTGTTTGTTCCTTCTTTTATTTTGTTGCATCATATTTTAACTCCTGTTTTACATGTGTCCAGGGAAGTAATCTCGGAAACACCGAATACATTGTTGGTGCAGTCATATTTACCGGGCATGAGACAAAAGTACCTCAATTTACCTATGTTGTACAAATTGCTCTCATATATTTGCTTTTCATTTATCTAGTTGAGTTGTTTTTCATTTCTGACAAATGCTGCTTGGAATGTCCTTTTGCCGACGGCATTTCGTTAACATAGAAATAACAATGGATGATTGTTAAGTTTTATTTAAgtgatatttgatatgtctcAGTGTTTATATGTGTGTTGTCTTAATCTATTTGTCGTGTGTTCAATCTTGTCCTTCCCACATTTTTGTATTCGTTTCGCATTTCAATGATGGCCATTGTATGTTTGAGGCTATGATGAATTCCAAGAAAACTCCATCCAAAAGAAGCCCATTGAAAAAGAAACTTGACAAGCATATACTTACTCTGTTTTGCTTTCTCTTCTGCGTGTGTTTTTTTAAAAGCAATAGGCAGGTTTGCGGTTTGGCAGCTCGGAGAAGCAGTTTGATCCTAACATTAACTTTGTGGTGAAGAGAGAAATCTGTTTTTTCACTTGTCTAGTTTTGATACATGTTTTTTATAAATGTATCTCAGGTTGCTATATTGACTTTTTTTACCCTGATTACTCTCTATTAACCTATCATTCCCTTCTCTCTATATGTTTCCGTCGAGGTAGGACTCACACTAGTTTCCTCTGCTATATTTTCCGTGTCAGCTTTTCATTAATGTTCAGTGACTTGCTTTTGTTTCAGATGATTAAATTTATTCAGTCCACTCAATTTAGAGTTTTTCCTTGATTACCTCTTTCCATTTGAAGAGGAAATTTTGTTAATCACTAGCTTTAATTTTGAAACATGGCAACTAAATGATGAATTCATGTTTTAGTGAACATTTAATTGTACTTTGGATTCTGCTGCTTGTTAGTTTCTCTTGGTAAAATCTAGATTGGTTCATTTTGGCCTGTTCTTTCGACAGGTGGAGTATATAATATCTGATAAAACTGGAACTCTGACAAGAAACTTGATGGAAATGTTCTATTTGTGGAGTGGTATACGGTTCTGGTGTCAGTGAAATTGAGATGGGAACAGCTCAGATGTTCTATCTGCCATTGAAGGTGAAGTAAGTAATCTGAAGCTTACCATGTCTTCAACTACTGATCTCTATGATTTCCAGATTCTGATGCAATCAAATGCAAACCATGAAAAGGGTTTCGACTTTGATGATGCGTGGCTTATGCGAGGTGCTTGGAAGAATGAACCTAAtcctaaatcattcaaaataggttattttaattgattactAAGAAGCACAATTACACCAAATGTAAACTTAAATTTACTCATAGCTGGTTTGCAACTTCTGTCCATATTGCTGCTTGCCAGTCTTCCTGCAATGATTGAGTGATTGAGACAAAAGAGCTGGTTCTATCAGATGGTTACATTTCTGTGATCAtttgattttaagtttgatatTTTAGAATCTGCTTTATTCTAGTGTATCACTATAGTTTATCATTGACATTGTGCATTTATATTAACAAAGGTTACATGAAATTCTGATGTCTTGTATTTTTGTCAACTTTCTTGTACTTACTTGTAGAGGTTGGCCTTTGGATGTTTCTTGCGCTTTAGTAGGTTTTGTAGAACCCATTGCTCTATGTCAGACTTGTTTTGGCTTACATGGTTTTCAATGTGTTTAGAACTTTggcttattttcaacattttatGTGAGAAGACGGGAAAGGTTCAAGATGTTCCATATGAAATTCTGAATGTGCTGAAGTTTAACAGGTATCGCCTTCCGATTTGTACATGAACTTTGTTTCGGTCCTGATCCAAGAAATGTCGTGTTAAATGAATGTTTCGGCATGGTGTAGTGCGAGGAAATGCCAGTCTATTGTGTGCCACTTTGCAGATGGCAGACTTGTACTCTACTCCAAGGTTACTTACTTCAACTGTCTGTGTACACCTATTGGTTTAAAGTTGCTTCAGGagagaatatatatttatttttaagttgttcaGTTCCAACCTGGTCTTATATCTTttgtttttggcaattttagtctttttttttaataagaaGTATTGGTGTGATATTGCACACATCAACACCATATATAAGTGTTGCATCAACGTCACGtcagaaaaatgattaaaattgtcaaaattaaaaatatatgggATAAATACTAAGATTTtacaatataaaaaattaaaattatataaaaacaaATGTACATtataaaaattgtatttttcCTGTCAGAATACTTGGTTCGATACAACTTGGTTCCCTACCTAAAATATTATTCTTGAATCAAACAACTCCTCTTCAGTGGGTCTGGTCTCTTTCAAGATATAGGGTATGTTCGGTTTTCGTTTTCAATATTGCCTAACTTCGCTTTGAAAACAATTGGGTTTTGAGAAATTTACTGgagatgaaatatatattttgtttatttttggaAATGAATAAAATTCATTGTCGAGGCAAATCGTGCAACTTTATctcataattaattttttataatcatATGTGAATATATgaaaattcttaaaaataatACTCACTACCAAAAACACAGGACTTAACAACTACAATAGCGATCAAATTAGCTACGGAAATAGATACATCCGAGGCTGAATTCCAAATCTTTACTTTTGAATTTCAGTAAATATTTCggaaaataaaactaaaaatcAATATAAATGCACGAGCATATTtatgagtaagtctcttgtgagacggtctcacaaatatttatctgtgagacgggtcaatcctaccgatattcacattaaaaagtaatactcttagcataaaaagtaatattttttcatggatgacccaaatttgtctcacaaaaatacgactcgtgaaaccgtctctcacaagtttttacctataAATATATAGGttaattattagtatttttattattaactagTAGCAAAGCACGGCTGTAAAAACCCGATTTTTTTTACCATATCATTTAATAATTGATAGAAAAATTAggattttaataatatatttttgggTACATATATTTGGATAAGATACATTGGAATATTTTGGAAATACAATATTAAGTCATTAAGTTATGAATATCAtgcataatttcaaatttggGAGAATATGTTGCAAGATTGGAGATAATATATTAGACTCAGAAGACTAAGGCACAATATTgcctattttcgaaaatcaacTAGATATTTTGCCTAAATATTGTATTGCCTAAAGATGTAATGTCATGCTAGAATAACCCTCAAGATGGGAAGCAAATCCTCCCTTCCTTTGCACCTCAAATTCGAGCCATTAGATTAGGAGGGAGGGGAGCTCGATTTGGTAGAAATCAGCAACAATGGAAAGGAGATTAGGGTCAAATATTGTGAGATTTATGTCAATATTGGGCATGATTTTTATGCCATAATTAACTCCATCTATTccacctataaatacaacaccACCCTAGTCGTTCCTCCACACCACAAATTCGAAAATTCAGAGCTCCATATTCTCGAAAATTTCAGCAACATGTCTTAGCCAAACTCTGCACAAAATCGTCCAAGAAATCGAGCCAAAACGCTGTCCGAGCAAGAACGCGAAGCGATCAATTCTCGAAGCCAAATAGATACATTGCTAGCATAAATACAtacggtaagtgggctgttttaaataCTTATAATCTCGGTTTTTATGCATATGAAAATTTTGGTTTTTGGTTTAAAAATACGGTCGAGTACCGTCATTTCGTCTATACGTTTTTACGAAATTTTGGTACGAATATGTTTggcactgtgaggattccctgaaaatgggtggaattccaacatatggcccttaacagtgggatagaactgttttatggcctcgcccccttagaggattaaaacttagggactgacgtcagtaaaccgttgaaaggtgaaaaatcgcagtattattatgttatggaatttacgttacgattatgaaaagcatgttttatgtttatgttatgATTCGAAAATGTTATAAAACTTTTATGTAGTGTTCAAAGTCcctcatttactgagtattcccaaaatactcacccccttaCGACCCTCCCCAGATAAAAACGAAGAACAGGTTGAAGAAGAGGAGTCCGAGCACTTTTTGGGTTGGTGATATGCACGACTAATAAGAATAGaattatattttgaatttatgattaaATAAATTGTAAGACGCTTCCGCATTCATTACTATTTCGTTTGGATTTCATTATTGTAAAGACAATTTTATTTGAGGTTATGATttataaactggtttcggtttatactgtgctacgaaaggcttgttgtttcgattgtgtgattgctaaacaacgccggtgtcaaatcccgagtttcggggcgtgacacgtGCATTGTACATAGGTAACAAATTTGAGTGCACTATGAATATTGATCGTAAATTTACAAATCAATGTAGACACGTAATTTTTTCacaaattatttaataagaaaTATTGTTTCACAATTTGCCTATCATTTCACACAACCATGATTTATTTTCTCCAATCTTTTCTTTGTTTGATTTTTGAATCATTCAATATCTTTTTcatctttttaaaatattattttatttttcctgtTTCTTTTTTCGATTAAATTCACCAACTGATTTTCATGTTTTTTTCATAATCGGATTTGATCAAGTTGATTAATTTTTTCGATATTTACCTTGTTTTTTTCTCATGATCTTCTTATTTTGTTTATTTAAGTCTTCATACTTTGGGTCtgactttattttatttcatgttgttttttGGAAGTCTCACTTTTTTTCTCCACATCTTTAACCACCATTGACAACATATCGTTGTtctttttaagtaatttttctaatttgaaatgaaatttGTCATGTTTCTTGTTTGATTACCTAATGTTCTCTTTAGTTAAGCCATATATTTTTCTTGTAAATGAACTAAACTTATACTTAAATAAGTTTTCAGCTATCTCATTTGAACACATACAAACAATTTACAATCATAAAAACTTTCAGTCTAATATTACGCTCACACAATTCTCATTTATTTCACGTCTCTACGTATCTATatattccaaaaaaaaatatgttattttCAGATTATTATTCTTTCACAGGACAAATGACACACACTACAACCTCAAAACTGGTCTATGTTGCCGTTAGGTTATGCATCACTCTAAATCAAACAATAGTAATATAAATTTTTGCTTCATAGTTGTTGGATTATGtctcaaaataagaaaaatttcagcgaataaataataaatcatcATAAACGAAACATGCGaatcaattattttaaatcaGAGGATAGAAGTCCATCTTATCGTGTCTAAATGCAAATAATAAATGGTGAGAAAAATGAATGTATATCTATATATCAAATCtaaaatacaaattaatttttttacttaTATAGTTTCTATTTCTAAGAAATGACATTTACTTCGACGTCATAGTCCAATTATTTAGGGTATGAACTTTGATTTACAATCATGTTTCAAAACGGAATGAGAGGGAAAAAGAAAATAATGAAGAAAAACAATACAATATCGTGTTGATGAATCTGTATttattgacaaaaaattgattcAAATTACATGAATATTAATATgaaatgaaataatataaatcattaGATATTGAATTCCTAAACATTTTAACAAAATACTCAAACTGAAATACAAGAAGACATGTATATCatggataaatttattttttatgagaAATATGACAAAATCTAATGCATATGAATTTTACTCCCTGATTCAATTTTGGTATGAAAAAAGTTAGAACTATCATTATTAACGTAAAAATCTATGTACCCAACAAATAAAAAGTAGATTAAtaaaaaatgaagaacacaCATCAATTATATATAGATCAATCATAGCAATGCACATCAGATTTAAACTAATatggttttctccattttgatTGTTTTGTGAATCGAAGTATATTAACTCATTTGATTCAAAAAAACTCAATACATTCACATGAGAACAAAAATAATGATCAttgtatataaaaaatttatttaaattaaagttgTAAATTGAAACTATGCAATATTAAATCTGGTTGTTTTTTTTAACATAACCGAAGTCGGAAAATTTCTAGGTCTCCAAAGCAACAGAGATAATAAAAAGATTGAAACTCGAGACTCGAGATATGATTATGTAATTAAATCGTCGAAccaaaaatgaagaaagaaaaaattcAAAGCTAAATATACGACAaatgacaaaattaaaaaaatacaatgTAATAGTAAAAGTAGTACATATAAATGTATCCACTCATCAACTTTTTATTGAAATACGATCCATACATGAAAAAACATGACCTATCATTCGTAAGTTATTAACGGCATCCTGAAAACGTTCGGATCGAAATATGACTTTCAAATTAAGTTTTGAATAAGTAGATGTTGTCAAAAGTAGTGGTAACACAAAGATTGAACATCGAGATGTAATTATAGAATTAAACCATCCAATC contains:
- the LOC140830648 gene encoding uncharacterized protein: MYPSQSCKSNNKCASAEPCASLTRDTRSYKLEMHRSVATEVLEVQNWGSNLGNTEYIVGAVIFTGHETKVPQFTYVVQIALIYLLFIYLVELFFISDKCCLECPFADGISLT